A genome region from Nicotiana tabacum cultivar K326 chromosome 13, ASM71507v2, whole genome shotgun sequence includes the following:
- the LOC107816419 gene encoding 26S proteasome regulatory subunit 8 homolog A yields the protein MASAEVEKSRTEMEREESCSAAKGTKQGEGLRQYYMQHIHDLQLQVRLKTHNLNRLEAQRNELNSKVRMLKEELQLLQEPGSYVGEVVKMMGKSKVLVKVHPEGKYAVDIDKNIDITKITPLTRVALRNDSYVLHLILPSKVDPLVNLMKVEKVPDSTYDMIGGLDQQIKEIKEVIELPIKHPELFESLGIAQPKGVLLYGPPGTGKTLLARAVAHHTDCTFIRVSGSELVQKYIGEGSRMVRELFVMAREHAPSIIFMDEIDSIGSARMESGSGNGDSEVQRTMLELLNQLDGFEASNKIKVLMATNRIDILDQALLRPGRIDRKIEFPNPNEESRFDILKIHSRKMNLMRGIDLKKIAEKMNGASGAELKAVCTEAGMFALRERRVHVTQEDFEMAVAKVMKKETEKNMSLRKLWK from the exons ATGGCGTCAGCGGAAGTAGAGAAGAGCAGGACGGAGATGGAGAGAGAGGAGAGTTGTTCGGCGGCAAAAGGAACGAAGCAAGGAGAAGGGCTGAGACAATATTATATGCAGCATATCCATGATCTCCAGCTTCAGGTCCGGCTCAAGACTCACAATCTCAATCGACTTGAAGCCCAACGCAATGAGCTCAATTCCAAAG TGAGAATGCTTAAGGAAGAATTACAATTGCTTCAGGAGCCTGGATCATATGTTGGTGAAGTTGTTAAAATGATGGGGAAGTCAAAAGTTTTAGTTAAA GTTCATCCTGAAGGAAAATATGCTGTTGATATTGATAAGAATATTGACATTACAAAGATTACTCCATTAACCAGAGTAGCCCTCCGCAATGACAGCTATGTTCTCCATCTAATTTTGCCCAGCAAAGTGGATCCATTGGTCAACCTAATGAAAGTTGAGAAAGTGCCTGATTCCACTTATGACATGATTGGTGGCCTTGACCAGCAAATTAAAGAGATTAAGGAG GTTATTGAGCTTCCCATTAAACATCCTGAGCTGTTTGAGTCTCTTGGAATAGCTCAACCTAAG GGAGTGCTTCTTTACGGGCCTCCAGGTACTGGAAAAACATTGTTGGCTAGGGCAGTTGCACATCATACTGATTGTACCTTCATTCGGGTCTCTGGTTCTGAATTGGTGCAGAAATATATTGGAGAAGGTTCTCGTATGGTGCGAGAACTCTTTGTGATGGCCAG GGAACATGctccttctatcatttttatggATGAAATAGACAGTATTGGATCTGCTAGAATGGAATCAGGAAGTGGCAACGGTGATAGTGAAGTGCAGAGGACAATGTTGGAGCTTCTTAATCAGCTCGATGGATTTGAGGCATCAAACAAAATTAAG GTTTTGATGGCTACAAACCGTATAGATATTCTGGATCAAGCACTCCTGAGACCAGGAAGGATTGATAGGAAGATCGAATTTCCAAATCCCAATGAAGAG TCCCGTTTCGACATATTGAAGATTCATTCCAGGAAGATGAACTTGATGCGAGGGATTGACTTGAAGAAAATTGCTGAGAAGATGAATGGCGCTTCTGGGGCAGAACTTAAG GCTGTGTGCACAGAAGCAGGAATGTTTGCTCTAAGGGAGAGGAGGGTACACGTGACCCAAGAAGATTTTGAGATGGCAGTTGCCAAGGTAATGAAGAAGGAGACGGAGAAGAATATGTCTTTGCGAAAGCTGTGGAAGTAA